Genomic segment of Streptomyces sp. NA02950:
GAACGCACCGCCCGGTCGACATCCTCGACGCCCGCGGCCCGCACCTCGGCGAGTACGGCGCCGTCGCGCGGCGAGACGCTGGTGAAGACGTCGTCGGAGGTGGCGTCCGTGAAGGTCCCGTCGATGAACAGGCGGGTTTCGAAGGTGAGTTTGCCCGCCGCGGCCATCCAGTCGTCGTACGAACGGGTCAGCAGCTCGTCGATGGTGTACGTCACGCGATCCTCCAGCGGTCGATGGCGTCCTCGTCCAGCTCGATGCCGAGCCCGGGTGCGGCGGGCACTTCCAGGTCGCCGTCCGCGTTGACGCGCACCGGTTCGGCGAGCATGAAGTCGCGGCGCTCCGGGGTCCAGCCGGGCGGGTCGTAGGGGAACTCGAAGAACGGACCGCCGCCGACCCCCGCGGACACATGCAGGTTGGCGAGGACGCCGATGCCGTTGGTCCAGCTGTGCGGGGTGAACTGCCGGTTCCGCAGCTGCGCCAGCTCTGCCAGCGTGCGGGCGCGGTGCATGCCGATCGCGAGCACCACGTCCATCTGGTAGATGTCGAGGGCGTCCGCTTCGAGGTAGCGCAGCAGCTCGGTGGGGGAGTGGTGCATCTCGCCGGCGGCGATGCGCACCCCGGGGTTCTCGGCCCGCAGTCGTTTGAACCCGTCGAGGTCGGCGTAGGGCAGTGGCTCCTCTACCCAGAACACATCGAGATCCGCGAGCCGCCCGACGATCTTGCGCGTCTTGGCGAGGTCGGAGGCGTTCGCGGTGTCGCCCGCCATCCGCCACGACTGGTTGAGGTCGACCATGATCTCGAAATCCGGGCCCAGCTCCTCGCGCACCGCCCGCACCGCCGCGATTCCCTCGTCGACGCGGTGACGGTCGATCCGGATCTTCATCGCGCGGAAGCCCGCGTCCCGGACCTTCACAGCGGTCGCGACACGCTCCTCGGGCGTCGTGAGCTCACCGGAGGACGCGTACGCGGGCAGTTTCTTCGCCGCGTTGCCGAACAGCTCGGACACCGGACGGCCGTGCACCTTGCCGATGATGTCCCAGAGGGCCGCCTCCAGGGGCCAGTAGGAGGCGCCATGGAAGTTGGCGGTCTCGATCGCCTTGACATGCCGGGTGATGTCCAGCGGGTCTTCGCCGACGAACAGGTGCCGGTAGGTGTGGAAGCCGTCCATGAGATCGCCGGAGCCGATACCGGTGATTCCCTCGTCGGTGTGGACGCGGACGATCGTGGCGTCGAAGTGGCGGCGCGGCTCGGGGTCCCAGGCGGCGCGGAACGGCGGATCCAGCTCCAGGCGCAGCCGGTCCAGGGTGATGTCGGTGATCTTCATCGGGCGAGCACCTCGGCGGTGGCGGAGTAGAACGGGTTCGCCGGGCCCTCCTCGGCTGCCGCCAGGATGTCCGGGACGGTGGGCGTGCCGGACACGGCGGCGCGGATGGCCCCGTACGCGGCGGCGCGCTGGTTGCGGAAGGACATGTCCAGGTCGTCGACCGCCGGGTTGA
This window contains:
- a CDS encoding mandelate racemase/muconate lactonizing enzyme family protein, with the translated sequence MKITDITLDRLRLELDPPFRAAWDPEPRRHFDATIVRVHTDEGITGIGSGDLMDGFHTYRHLFVGEDPLDITRHVKAIETANFHGASYWPLEAALWDIIGKVHGRPVSELFGNAAKKLPAYASSGELTTPEERVATAVKVRDAGFRAMKIRIDRHRVDEGIAAVRAVREELGPDFEIMVDLNQSWRMAGDTANASDLAKTRKIVGRLADLDVFWVEEPLPYADLDGFKRLRAENPGVRIAAGEMHHSPTELLRYLEADALDIYQMDVVLAIGMHRARTLAELAQLRNRQFTPHSWTNGIGVLANLHVSAGVGGGPFFEFPYDPPGWTPERRDFMLAEPVRVNADGDLEVPAAPGLGIELDEDAIDRWRIA